The sequence AGTTCTTTTTTCTGCGTTTACTGCTGACGTCCACTTCAAAGCACTTCTAAACGTACTAGCTCTATTTATCTACATCTCGGTCAATTAATTGCATGTGAATGTTTTAAGCAGATTAATGTCTATGTAGAGTATATGTGTACTTTTGTATCATTAACATATTTGATatcatacaaaaataattttatacaatatatgatCAGCCATTACGCACATAAAATAAAAGTTCGTCACATCAACTTGTCCAAACTATTAAACAATACTAGTTAAAGGCCCATAACTTATTTGTTTAACATGTGGCTGCCGAACATTTTCTTTGTGAACATGATATACATTTATTTCTTGTTTACTCATTTTTAAGAATTTGTTTACTCTAATAATTGTCATATTTGAATTATGGTGGATATAGTAGAAAGTTTTTAATGAATGTTTGTGGATCTAAATCTGTAAGTCCATGTGCAGTTTTAGAATCGGTTCTCTCTAACAATTCAATTATGCACACCATCTATTTGGACATTTGTTACATCTGTTTAAGCATAAAAGGTAAAGCCCTATGGAATTTTAAGGAAGATAAACATATTCGATGTTCACATATGTCAAAAAGAATTTCTTTTTTCCCCGACCGGTTAAGATGTAAGCTACAAAGTATTCATGACAGTACTGAAGACAAAAATCTTGAATGGAAGTAACAAGATGGCAGATCTAAAACGCATATAATCTGTCAAGCCTTACATATATAAACTATACTTACAGCAGTTTGTATCATATTTACACGGTCCTCCCTCATGTTTCTTGCGCAGGCAAATATGTCAACGTATTTTTCCGAGCGTCCCTCCTTGGTCAGAATATCTAAAGCAATATAAGTACCGGTACGCCCAATACCTGCGCTGAAATGGTAAATGAGATAATACAGAGTGACTTAATGACTATAGACCACTTGTCAACAAAGCACCTGATATAAATTTGGAAACAAATGTGCTATATATTAATATCATGGAAAAAGTTTAACAAATACCAAGAAAAGTCAGAATAACCTAGCTTTTCGTgttaaatttcacaaaatgtgTCAGTCAAATTCTAACTTTCCAGCTAATAAAAGTTGATGAAGGCCCCGGTACACCCCCGGGCATGTTTTCCGAGTTTGGGCGGACATAAATTATAGAGCCATTATCCTTCTGTAAGCCAGCATGATTGTGTTCTCGTAGAAGTTACAGACAAAGCGGCAGTTCGAACTCACAGTgatcaagtgatttgaagtacgCGACCTTCACAACTTGGTCATGGATGCTCACTTAACGACAAACTATGAGAGTATCATTATCAATGAGTGGAATTAAATGAAGACCACGTTGACTATATCGAAAAAGGGAACTATCACTTCCATTTTGAGACAAAAGCTATTCGTTGAATAGAACAATAAATGTGAATATAATAAACACAATGAGCAACTTACCTGCAGTGGACAACGACTGGTCCCGGGGTAACAGTGTTCAAGTTGTTTACACGCTTTTGGAATTCTGTCAAGCTATAAACGCTTTCTGGAATACCTTTATCTGGCCATGAGGTAAAGTGCATTTGGTACAACTTCCGCTTCTGCGTCGCTTTCTGCAATTCGTTCAAATATGTTGAAACAATTATAATCTTACTCTTCGAATCTGAGATTCATGCCATACATATGTTTTTGTTAGTTctgaatttacattttaaaacgagcaaatatatttcaacaaagaATTTCTAAACTAACCATTTGTTACTTTGTAAGAAAACATCTATAATAATAGGTTCGTTATTATCACACACTGGAATGTTAAATATCAACATATATCATACATGCCCGACGCTCAGTTGCACATTCTACATATACATCAAAACAAAGTGTGTACAAGTGCTTTAAAGTATATGTTTGTGAATTAAAATAGAGTGTATCAAAGTAATTTGTGAATAAAAGTGATGGACCAATAACAGCAATTTCCCCCTCGATTAAGTGTTTTCTGTATGGTACTTGGGGATTAGATTGTTATAAGATAGATTTCTGTCATAGCCGAAGATGCCAAAATTGCTCACGATGACACGTAATCGGACAGGAATCGCAGAGTGTCCTCTAATTAAACTCAATCGAAAGGCCTCAATATTGGCCTATTTTGTTAGGCGGAGCAATTTTACTAGCCTGAACAGTGAAGGTCCTGATTGTGTAATCTGCCAAAATATCTTCTGAAAGACACGTAACTTGTACATCACCGTACAGTCCCTGCGACCCTCTATCTGGCCAATATTTGTCACATTTCGGAACCTTAATTTTTTATGACGTGtttttatagatagatagatagataactttattactttcatataAGCTACAAAAACCCATGATGacatataattttcataatacaagatatagcaaAACAGTGGTGAACATCACACTATGCGAAATTTTTCaattggaatttaaaaaaatctgttccGGAGAAGGTCAGAAATAtctatgagaaaaaaaaatctgtctctAAACTGTAAATTGTTAAACAATTTGGGACTTGTGGCAGTAACTACTCCAAAAGTGATTGTTTTACCTGATACTCTTAGATATTTCTgtc is a genomic window of Mercenaria mercenaria strain notata chromosome 18, MADL_Memer_1, whole genome shotgun sequence containing:
- the LOC123538496 gene encoding tyrosine-protein phosphatase 10-like produces the protein MGPTTKHMGADFAVFWEMIWQESVSIIVMLTNLKELGVPKCDKYWPDRGSQGLYGDVQVTCLSEDILADYTIRTFTVQKATQKRKLYQMHFTSWPDKGIPESVYSLTEFQKRVNNLNTVTPGPVVVHCSAGIGRTGTYIALDILTKEGRSEKYVDIFACARNMREDRVNMIQTADQYIFLHKSLVHVLSG